A window of Burkholderiales bacterium genomic DNA:
GGCTGGACCTGTCCCCGGCCACCATCCGCAACGTGATCGCCGACCTGGAGGATATGGGCCTCGTCGCCAGTCCCCACACCTCGGCCGGCCGGGTGCCCACGGTCCGAGGCTACCGGCTGTTCGTCGACAGCCTTCTGGTGGTGAAGCCCCTGGAGGAGCGCCAAGTAGCCGAGCTGTCGGAGCACCTGCACCCGGATAACCCCCAGCGTCTGGTGAACGCCGCCTCCCAATTGCTTTCCCAGCTCACCCACTTTGCCGGCGTGGTGATGCTGCCCCGGCCCGACGTCCCGGCCTTCCGCCACATCGAGTTCCTGAAGCTCTCGGAGCGGCGGCTGCTCCTCATCATCGTCACGCCCGAAGGCAGTGTCCAGAACCGGGTCATCGTCCCGGAGCGCGGCTACAGCGCTTCCGAGCTGGCCGAGGCCTCTAACTACCTCAACCAGCACTACGCCGGGCTCACCTTCGACGAGATCAGGGGGCGCTTGAAGCAGGAGCTTACCGATCTGCGGCGGGAGATGGTCGAGCTCATGACCTCCGCCATTGAGGCGGGAAGCGAAGCTGTGCAGGACACCCGGGACGCGGTGGTGGTCACCGGAGAGCACAACCTGCTGGACATCCGCGATCTGTCCTCCGACAGGTCGCGGCTGCGCCAGCTCTTCGATCTGTTCGAGCGCAAGACCGACCTGCTCCGGCTGCTGGAAGCGAGCCGCCAGGCCCAGGGAGTGAAGATCTTCATCGGCGAGGAGTCGGGGGTGGTACCCCTGGACGAATGCAGCGTGGTCACCGCCCCCTACGAGGTGGACGGCCGGGTGGTGGGGACGCTCGGCGTGGTGGGCCCCACCCGCATGGCCTACGACCGGGTGATCCCCCTGGTGGAAATCACGGCCAAGCTCCTCTCCGGGGCCCTGTCCCAGCAATGAGGCGACGTCCACCGCAAGACGCCCGATCCGGGCGGCCAGGGGGCGGGCGCCGCGGTACGTCCTCCCTCCGGCAAGCTTGAGCCCCGTGCCCTATTCCCCCGAGCCCCCTTTCCAGCACGGACGCCCGATCCGAGCCGGGGTGCTGCTGATCAATCTGGGCACGCCGGACGCCCCCACGCCCGCCGCGCTGCGCCGCTACCTCAAGGAGTTCCTGTGGGACCCGCGGGTGGTGGAGCTTCCCCGCCCCCTGTGGTGGCTGATCCTAAACGGCTTTATCCTCACCACCCGTCCCAGACAATCCGCCAAACGCTACGCCCAGATCTGGACGCCGGAGGGCTCGCCCCTGCGCCTCCACACCGAGCGGCAGGCGAAGCTGCTGCTGGGCACCCTGGGGGAGCGGATCAAGCCCGCCCCCGCGGTGGAGTACGCCATGCGCTATGGCACTCCTTCCGTGGCCCAGGCGCTCGCACAGCTCAAGGCCCTGGGCTGCGATCGGGTGCTGGTGCTGCCCCTGTACCCCCAGTATTCCGCCAGCACCACGGCGAGCGCCTTCGACGCGGTGTTCGCGGCGGCGAAG
This region includes:
- the hrcA gene encoding heat-inducible transcription repressor HrcA, whose translation is MLSERAQILLKTLVERYIVEGDPVGSRSLSKYSGLDLSPATIRNVIADLEDMGLVASPHTSAGRVPTVRGYRLFVDSLLVVKPLEERQVAELSEHLHPDNPQRLVNAASQLLSQLTHFAGVVMLPRPDVPAFRHIEFLKLSERRLLLIIVTPEGSVQNRVIVPERGYSASELAEASNYLNQHYAGLTFDEIRGRLKQELTDLRREMVELMTSAIEAGSEAVQDTRDAVVVTGEHNLLDIRDLSSDRSRLRQLFDLFERKTDLLRLLEASRQAQGVKIFIGEESGVVPLDECSVVTAPYEVDGRVVGTLGVVGPTRMAYDRVIPLVEITAKLLSGALSQQ